From a single Apium graveolens cultivar Ventura chromosome 2, ASM990537v1, whole genome shotgun sequence genomic region:
- the LOC141706454 gene encoding uncharacterized protein LOC141706454 isoform X2, protein MSRWRESIENLKTIILIRGARDVTDLTAWIVAGTLVYYLDIVPAQQRKQHLKEKAARDARDPNRYIEKCKPIPDPQVTGLIYGNKTRVRSTNKPKQ, encoded by the exons ATGTCTCGCTGGAGAGAAAGCATAGAAAATCTAAAAACAATCATTCTAATCAGAGGTGCTCGAGATGTTACTGATCTCACCGCCTGGATCGTCGCCGGAACCCTAGTTTATTATCTCGATATTGTGCCAGCTCAGCAACGTAAGCAACACCTCAAG GAAAAAGCTGCTCGTGATGCTCGCGATCCTAATCGTTATATCGAGAAATGTAAACCTATTCCTGATCCTCAG GTGACAGGGTTAATATATGGCAATAAGACGAGAGTTAGAAGCACTAATAAACCGAAACAATGA
- the LOC141706454 gene encoding uncharacterized protein LOC141706454 isoform X1 produces the protein MSRWRESIENLKTIILIRGARDVTDLTAWIVAGTLVYYLDIVPAQQRKQHLKEKAARDARDPNRYIEKCKPIPDPQGLVKDFDRVLLVGLIIRCVNIIMPNM, from the exons ATGTCTCGCTGGAGAGAAAGCATAGAAAATCTAAAAACAATCATTCTAATCAGAGGTGCTCGAGATGTTACTGATCTCACCGCCTGGATCGTCGCCGGAACCCTAGTTTATTATCTCGATATTGTGCCAGCTCAGCAACGTAAGCAACACCTCAAG GAAAAAGCTGCTCGTGATGCTCGCGATCCTAATCGTTATATCGAGAAATGTAAACCTATTCCTGATCCTCAG GGATTAGTTAAGGATTTTGACCGGGTTTTGTTAGTGGGATTAATTATCAGATGTGTTAATATTATAATGCCAAACATGTGA